The following nucleotide sequence is from Harpia harpyja isolate bHarHar1 chromosome 7, bHarHar1 primary haplotype, whole genome shotgun sequence.
TCTCTTGAGTCTTTCTGCATGTGGAATATATTTTAGAGGCTTGACCCCCACGATTTTCTGGTTACATAAGCCCAAACCGAGCTTGACGGAAGGGCCCACACTGACACAAGGCACCAAAACTTCCAACTCCTTCTTCCCCAAACATCCCCCACGCGGTTCATAAAGATCCACCGAGATTACAGCCTGAGGTGGCTTCAGGGCGTCCCCGCGGCCGGGAGCCAGGAGAAGCTCCTCCGGACGAAGCAAGCAGCCTGTGGCTGCGGCCCCACCACCGCCGGCcgggctgccccagcgcggggaTTTCCTCACAGCCGTCCTCGCAGACGGACGCGACAGCCGGCGGGCAGGAGCCGGCGGGCCCGAGCCCGCCGCCGTCGCTCCACAGGCCGGGACTGAGGGAGGGGtgaggcagggcagggcgggcacggccgccgggccgggcgcggggccTCTAGCGGCAACGCCGtgggggctgggggcggggagggctCGGGTAAGGCTGGTCCGGGCGGGGAGCCGCGACGCGGGGCCGAGGCGCCCGCGGGAGCACCGGTGCCGCTGACAGGGCGCCGGGCGGGAGTCTGGAGGGCGCTGAGGCGGGAGCGCGCGGGGAGGGCCGTGGCGGGGAGGGCCGTGAAGGGAGGCGAGGGGAAGGGGATAGGCGATGCTGAGGGGAGGCTCGGGAGGCTCCGGAGCCGCACTCACCGCCTCCGCCCCGACCGCTGCCGGCTCCCCCGCTCCGGGCCCcgcgccctcccctcccccgcgCCTGCCGGACCGGCGAGCCGCTGCTGGCCAATAGCCTCCCAGAAGGACTTTGATAGGCACCGCGCCTGACCAGTagaaaaaaagcaacagggaAGGAGCGCTCGCAGCTCTGCCCCTTCTCCCGAGGAACCGCAAGGAGAGACCGTCGCCTTCCGGCCAATCATCAAGACAGCCGGGAACGAGTGGCAGTAAAGCTGACCAATGGTAAGGCTGGGCGTCCTCGATTGGTGAAAAGTCCGCGCTAGGCCCCCCTTCCAGACGCTGTCTGGCTTCCGCCCTTCCGTAAAGCCTGTGCGCTGTGTGCGCATGCGCGAAGGGAGTGGCGcggtgccgcgccgcgcccgatGTGCGTCGCTGAAATGAGTCCGGCTGCCCATGACAGGACCAAGGGCAGCCGGGGCGGCGGCCGGCTGTAGGCGCTCGGCTGCCGTAATGACGCGTATAGCAGTGCTGGTGTGTGCTTCAGAGTGACACCTCGCAGCCGCGCATGACGACGTGGACCATTTAATGTTTACACCGGGGCGCCGGCAGGTGCTGGCTGCTCGCTCGGGCGCTTCGGTACGCGACCCTCCGCGGAACCCCCTGCGCGTAGGCCTTAGGGGCGCGGGGGCGGTGAGGAGGGTCGGGAGCGGCCGTTAGGCGCAGGCGCGCGGCGGGAGGGCGGTTGGGGCGCGCGGGGCGCTggcgggggggcggcgcggcgcgcgCGCGGCGGGGCAGGCGCCCGTCCCAGCGGGTAAGGGCGGCGCgcgcctcccctcccccccctcagGCGCTGCCCGCGCGgtcatggcggcggcggcggcggcgtctccccgccgggccccgcggcggcagcggccagGCTAACGCGCGGCCCTTCCCCTTctaggtgctgctgctgttgtgagacggggcggcggggagagcaTGGGGCCGGCAGACCTGGTGCAGAAGATCAGTATTAGCGCTGAGAGCCCCCGGGGAACCGAGAGGAACGACGCCGGCGCCGCCCTGGCGGGCGCTGAGAGGGTTTCCCCCGGCACCTGGAGGCAGAAGTGTGCGGCCTACGTGCTGGCGCTCAGACCTTGGAGTTTCAGCGCCTCCCTCACCCCCGTGGCCCTCGGCAGCGCTCTGGCGTACCGGGCTGAGGGAGCGCTAAACCCAGGGCTGTTGGTGGGAAGCGCGGTGACCGTCCTGGCTGTACACGGAGCCGGTAACTTGGTGAATACCTACTACGACTTCTCCAAAGGCATCGACCACAAGAAGAGTGACGACAGGACTTTGGTGGACCAGATTTTGGAGCCTCAGGACGTAGTCCGGTTTGGAGTCTTCCTCTATACTGTGGGCTGTATCTGTGCTGCTGGGCTCTACACTGTCTCAACGCTCAAGCTGGAGCACCTGGCCCTGATCTACTTCGGAGGACTTTCCAGCTCCTTCCTTTATACTGGAGGTAAGCACTGTATCCCTTTTGCTGTAAATCTGAATGTAAACGTGACAGAATTAGCTGATTTGTCAAGGGTTTCTAGAAGATGCAAGTGATCTATCTAGTTAactgtcataaaaatattttgtggtatTTCCTGGAGTACTGGTGCATAAACTTGTGTTCTCTGCCATTGATTGTTGTGGGACGATGTGGGAAGAGGCATGCTAAGTTCTTCAGTTGGAAAGTGGTGTTGAGACAGTTATTTACATATATGGCTTTAGGTGCTCATCAGAACTGTGGAACTTTTCATGATGTGTATCTCGTATCCCTCAGCAGTATAGCTAactgcatattttcttttccattggtggactctgtttctttgttttggaatGTTTTGTTGTTATTCTCTAGGTGGAGTTTCATTGTGAATGTAGAacagtttgtgtttgtttttaataagaggaggatatttttattgtcttcttGGGTTGAGTagataaaaatgtaattattaggaaaaaaacccaaactcggTTTCAAACTGTCAAACTTTCAAACAGTTATGTTAGTTTCCTTGAAAGAATCTTgccagttttgtgttttgttctgagCTTTTTATACATTTCTTCAGGACCAGGTTCTAGTATGCGTGATCACACTAAAGAGTACCTTATTTCTGTAAATTTCTGCATAAATAGGTACTTCTAGATGTGAAGATGGGTATTAGAACCTGGCCCTTAGTTTCTGTTACATTGTTTGACTGAAGAAATTCAGAAGCTGCGTTTACTTTATGAtgtttggaaaaaggaaaaaatatgcttCTTGGCCATAGCTACATGTGCGTTGGTCGTTTTACAATATTTCTGTGGGAAGGGCTGATCTGTTATATTATCCATTCTCTTTTGTCATTTGAGTTGTTTGATGATGCTTCATTTTATTCTTGTGTCTTGCCACAGGAATTGGATTTAAATATGTTGCACTTGGAGACGTGGTGATCCTGATCACCTTTGGGCCCCTGGCTGTCATGTTTGCCCATGCTGTGCAGGTTGGTTATCTGTCTGTCTCACCACTGCTCTACGCTATCCCACTAGCTCTCAGTACTGAGGCCATCCTGCACAGCAACAACACACGAGACATGGAGTCTGACCGGCAGGCGGGTATTGTCACCTTGGCTATCCTCATCGGCCCTGCGTTCTCCTATATTCTCTACACCGTGCTGCTCTTCTTGCCCTACCTGATTTTCTGTGTGCTGGCCACACGCTATACCATCAGCATGGCATTGCCACTACTCACCATCCCGATGGCATTTTCACTGGAAAGGCAGTTTCGGAGTCAGAGCTTCAACAAAATTCCTCAGCGGACAGCCAAACTCAATCTCCTCTTGGGGCTTTTCTATGTTTTTGGTATTACACTAGCACCAGCCGGTGCTCTGCCCAAACTGTAACAAGAGCAGTAGAGTCAGGCCTCACAATTCAGTATTAATGCTGATTAACAGTGGATGATGCGGGTAGATGACCCATTATGGACAGTGGGAAGAACGGAGAGACTGTCTTGAGCTGTTGGTTGTCTGTGAATTTTATAATCTCTGGTGTTGGTTAGCTTGTACAACAGGCTTTAAAAAAGTGATTTGTTAGTTCTTCGGAAGGGGTGAACTGTGCAGCTTTCCTTCAGGGGAGCAAGGTGACGTGAGGATAAGGAAACGTTTAAAGAAACTCATCCTTCTGCCACTGAGTTCTTTCACTGTCAACTCAATGAAAGTAAGATTCAGCCTCAAATACAAACTCTCTGTTCCCTTCACAAGCACCGTGATTGCTCTTATGACTCCTTTTCTTACCATGGTTGAGGAGTCCGGTGGCTCCTGTGTGGTAAACAGAAAACACTGCCAAATGTTTAGCATCACAGCAATGTAGGTGCTAGTACTTTCACTCCCTTGTGAGCATAGTTCATCTTCATCTgctgtatgttttaatttttgttgggttttttccctagcCAAATTTTGAGCTTTTATTTCCAAACCCCCTGAAATGCACTAGATACTAATTCATTAACTGTTGCTTCTGCTTGGTCCTTATAGTCTAGAAATTTCAAAGTTACGTATCTCTGTGGGATGTTGGTGCTAAAATGGAGCACAAATAGCCCACTGCACAAACTTTAAGCCAAACCCAGTAAATTTATATTCCGCTATGAAAGCTGAAGCTATAAATGCAAGTCATGCAACTGAAAAGCCCTCAATGCGTAGGAAAACAAGTGGTTTCCATTTTTGCATTTGCTTAGAACTTACTCTCTGCAATGGCAGTCTTGGAGTTAAAGGGGAGCTGACAGAGTGCCAGATTTGTCTGGCTGGACACGAGTGGAAGAACAAATTCTtagtttaaaaaatttttttttcaattgtcattttctgtttatttagagGCCTGGAGTATTATAGCCAAATGTCATATTTCAAGAAGCCTAAAAAGAATCCCAGATGAGCAAAAGAGAGAGATACAGAGTTAGAAGAAAGAAATCAGGATTATTGCACTGGCTCTGCATAAAAATTAGGGctggaaacaggaagaaaacatttttataaacaagaTTTTTTCTAATAGAGTCCAGAGTTTGTGTGACTGAATCACATTTAAATGTTAAGTTAGCTCTGAAGTGAAGTTCCCCACCTCTTTTCCCCCCGCTACACCTCatggtgttgttttgttttctcctgcagaTCTTGCCCCTTGATATTCATGTAGCCGTTTGGAGAACTGATTGTTTAATTATGTAGCAGTGTGGAAAAACATGCCAAACACAACTGGGAAAAAGTGTGACTTCCACTGCAAAGATGAATTTGATCCATACTATGTTGCTCAGTGGCAACTGAATTCTCTTCTGTGTTGAAGAAAAAGTATTCATT
It contains:
- the UBIAD1 gene encoding ubiA prenyltransferase domain-containing protein 1 isoform X7 translates to MGPADLVQKISISAESPRGTERNDAGAALAGAERVSPGTWRQKCAAYVLALRPWSFSASLTPVALGSALAYRAEGALNPGLLVGSAVTVLAVHGAGNLVNTYYDFSKGIDHKKSDDRTLVDQILEPQDVVRFGVFLYTVGCICAAGLYTVSTLKLEHLALIYFGGLSSSFLYTGGKDGCECRLIMERVAMCLFALIE
- the UBIAD1 gene encoding ubiA prenyltransferase domain-containing protein 1 isoform X2; the encoded protein is MGPADLVQKISISAESPRGTERNDAGAALAGAERVSPGTWRQKCAAYVLALRPWSFSASLTPVALGSALAYRAEGALNPGLLVGSAVTVLAVHGAGNLVNTYYDFSKGIDHKKSDDRTLVDQILEPQDVVRFGVFLYTVGCICAAGLYTVSTLKLEHLALIYFGGLSSSFLYTGGIGFKYVALGDVVILITFGPLAVMFAHAVQRNNIEKQKLLRRRKILYPYHWRKMWKRTSVYSSGFQNYFPWDFQKSTAAERSGSEGRKNKQGSP
- the UBIAD1 gene encoding ubiA prenyltransferase domain-containing protein 1 isoform X6 codes for the protein MGPADLVQKISISAESPRGTERNDAGAALAGAERVSPGTWRQKCAAYVLALRPWSFSASLTPVALGSALAYRAEGALNPGLLVGSAVTVLAVHGAGNLVNTYYDFSKGIDHKKSDDRTLVDQILEPQDVVRFGVFLYTVGCICAAGLYTVSTLKLEHLALIYFGGLSSSFLYTGGIGFKYVALGDVVILITFGPLAVMFAHAVQG
- the UBIAD1 gene encoding ubiA prenyltransferase domain-containing protein 1 isoform X3 codes for the protein MGPADLVQKISISAESPRGTERNDAGAALAGAERVSPGTWRQKCAAYVLALRPWSFSASLTPVALGSALAYRAEGALNPGLLVGSAVTVLAVHGAGNLVNTYYDFSKGIDHKKSDDRTLVDQILEPQDVVRFGVFLYTVGCICAAGLYTVSTLKLEHLALIYFGGLSSSFLYTGGIGFKYVALGDVVILITFGPLAVMFAHAVQRNNIEKQKLLRRRKILYPYHWRKMWKRTSVYSSGFQNEKRLKSQKLP
- the UBIAD1 gene encoding ubiA prenyltransferase domain-containing protein 1 isoform X8, with the protein product MGPADLVQKISISAESPRGTERNDAGAALAGAERVSPGTWRQKCAAYVLALRPWSFSASLTPVALGSALAYRAEGALNPGLLVGSAVTVLAVHGAGNLVNTYYDFSKGIDHKKSDDRTLVDQILEPQDVVRFGVFLYTVGCICAAGLYTVSTLKLEHLALIYFGGLSSSFLYTGEE
- the UBIAD1 gene encoding ubiA prenyltransferase domain-containing protein 1 isoform X4, encoding MGPADLVQKISISAESPRGTERNDAGAALAGAERVSPGTWRQKCAAYVLALRPWSFSASLTPVALGSALAYRAEGALNPGLLVGSAVTVLAVHGAGNLVNTYYDFSKGIDHKKSDDRTLVDQILEPQDVVRFGVFLYTVGCICAAGLYTVSTLKLEHLALIYFGGLSSSFLYTGGIGFKYVALGDVVILITFGPLAVMFAHAVQILPLDIHVAVWRTDCLIM
- the UBIAD1 gene encoding ubiA prenyltransferase domain-containing protein 1 isoform X5, with protein sequence MGPADLVQKISISAESPRGTERNDAGAALAGAERVSPGTWRQKCAAYVLALRPWSFSASLTPVALGSALAYRAEGALNPGLLVGSAVTVLAVHGAGNLVNTYYDFSKGIDHKKSDDRTLVDQILEPQDVVRFGVFLYTVGCICAAGLYTVSTLKLEHLALIYFGGLSSSFLYTGGIGFKYVALGDVVILITFGPLAVMFAHAVQVSLDELCCSVSLHW
- the UBIAD1 gene encoding ubiA prenyltransferase domain-containing protein 1 isoform X1 — encoded protein: MGPADLVQKISISAESPRGTERNDAGAALAGAERVSPGTWRQKCAAYVLALRPWSFSASLTPVALGSALAYRAEGALNPGLLVGSAVTVLAVHGAGNLVNTYYDFSKGIDHKKSDDRTLVDQILEPQDVVRFGVFLYTVGCICAAGLYTVSTLKLEHLALIYFGGLSSSFLYTGGIGFKYVALGDVVILITFGPLAVMFAHAVQVGYLSVSPLLYAIPLALSTEAILHSNNTRDMESDRQAGIVTLAILIGPAFSYILYTVLLFLPYLIFCVLATRYTISMALPLLTIPMAFSLERQFRSQSFNKIPQRTAKLNLLLGLFYVFGITLAPAGALPKL